The Buteo buteo chromosome 3, bButBut1.hap1.1, whole genome shotgun sequence genome has a window encoding:
- the PARP10 gene encoding protein mono-ADP-ribosyltransferase PARP10 — MAEGVLEVGGVPPGTEEELVVLYFESRRRSGGGPVQSCQRLGPLLFLTFENPQDAQNVLAHSSHRLGGAELVVRPATPWDPTRLLLRDLDPRTPPELLELRLETLLGRPPDTFSLRRGPAPGWALLHLRDPITPQEFAAAEQRAQGLEGAALALLRLPRPTSVLVRAEAPGLSDDLLELYFENRRSGGGSVQAVRLLPGGRAAVVTFQEPAAAERVLQRPHRLQDTMLVLTPHYPFLESLEGDADPPPDADPLQDTATAPPPDVVPSQDTDPLPDTDPLRDTALVPPPDTAPPPDTAPPGPASRNTCPEVEKPAEPQVLSRVPGELSAAFPGRDEDTEGDEDAAGRGQRQEQVLAGSAQDEALVPAEPGALRYLQRHYQDLLASIPEVSLLPLEGEDVAGFRVSGETGRCQAAADFLQSLLGTVVSQLVTLRFPGVARFLRDTGGQSILQQLESRFQCVIDLDGVHWSPPDPQPELEELLPPSCFQDPLPEALHSRHWDLPDDANSADADGLRSNIEEIKELLAALHPGEAAGDEEPAPQPGDILGGEQDPDAEPPEAADGEGTREMPLGGLEEEEAQMVLAIQRSMDSTRREEEELARATALSLRSYRQEQRAAPGAREEEEDAGLLAALEASLEEALPAADAVQVTLFSSFEQDMAAVPRELEQALEGRLRAEEVESECLRALPAACRRCLTFLQRKHAVRLCLRDGTATLSGFAEYTAAAARDLTLLLRRLPQPERRPPAAAACWVRWDPSGTAVPYAPEAAALLERAWLRRARRLDLLLDGRPFTVDFERMEEYDIGNASAVAVSRSQPPTESARRLLRPEALGLEEEVRLMPLAEDSEEFRDTVCHFYETLEELHSKISIVKVEKLIHPLLYKQYQLKKASMEKACAGGTVERILFHGTTETSSREICLHGFNRSFCGKNAALYGLGVYFAADAAVSVQEQYSPRSADGSKYVFVAKVLTGDYAVGGQGLRAPPLREGAGAPLRYDSVVDNPLQPAIFVIFNDTQAYPQYLITCRRHGAPP; from the exons ATGGCAGAGGgggtgctggaggtggggggtgtcccccccggcACGGAGGAGGAGTTGGTGGTCCTCTACTTCGAGAGCCGGCGGCgctcggggggggggcccgTCCAGAGCTGCCAGCGCCTCggccccctcctcttcctcaccttcGAGAACCCCCAGG ATGCCCAGAACGTCCTGGCCCACAGCAGCCACCGGCTGGGGGGGGCCGAGCTGGTGGTGCGCCCTGCCACCCCCTGGGACCCCACCCGCCTGCTGCTGCGGGACCTCgacccccggaccccccccgaGCTGCTGGAGCTGCGCCTGGAGACCCTACTAGGACGCCCCCCCGACACCTTCAGCCTGCGCCGGGGCCCCGCGCCCGGCTGGGCGCTGCTGCACCTGCGGGACCCCATCACCCCCCAag AGTTTGCGGCTGCGGAGCAGCGGGcgcaggggctggagggggccGCGCTGGCCCTGCTGCGGCTGCCGCGGCCCACCAGCGTGCTGGTGCGGGCAGAGGCGCCGGGGCTGAGCGACGACTTGCTGGAGCTCTACTTCGAGAACCGGCGCAGCGGGGGCGGCAGCGTGCAGGCGGTGCGGCTGCTGCCGGGCGGCCGGGCGGCCGTCGTCACCTTCCAGGAGCCGGCAG CGGCAGAGCGGGTGCTGCAGAGACCCCACCGGCTGCAGGACACGATGCTGGTCCTCACCCCCCATTACCCCTTCCTGGAATCGCTGGAGGGGGACGCAGACCCCCCGCCAGATGCGGACCCCCTGCAGGACACGGCCACAGCTCCCCCACCAGACGTGGTCCCCTCACAGGACACAGACCCCCTGCCAGACACAGACCCCCTACGGGACACAGCCCTGGTCCCCCCACCAGACACAGCCCCCCCGCCAGACACGGCCCCCCCGGGTCCTGCCAGCCGAAACACATGCCCAGAGGTGGAAAAGCCGGCAGAGCCGCAGGTGTTGAGCCGGGTGCCGGGAGAGCTGTCGGCTGCCTTCCCCGGCAGGGATGAGGACACGGAGGGTGACGAGGATGCGGCCGGCCGGGGGCAGCGCCAGGAGCAGGTGTTGGCGGGGTCGGCGCAGGATGAGGCGCTGGTGCCGGCAGAGCCGGGAGCGCTGCGTTACCTGCAGCGGCACTACCAGGACCTGCTGGCCAGCATCCCCGAGGTCTCCCTGCTGCCGCTGGAGGGGGAGGACGTCGCCGGCTTTCGG GTGAGCGGGGAAACGGGCCGGTGCCAGGCAGCGGCCGATTTCCTGCAGAGCCTGCTGGGCACCGTGGTCTCGCAGCTGGTGACGCTGCGGTTCCCCGGCGTCGCCCGCTTCCTGCGGGACACGGGCGGGCAGAGcatcctccagcagctggagagccGCTTCCAGTGCGTCATCGACCTGGACGGCGTCCACTGGAGCCCCCCGGACCCCCAG ccagagctggaggagctgctccccCCGAGCTGCTTCCAGGACCCCCTGCCCGAGGCACTGCACTCCCGGCACTGGGACCTGCCTGATGATGCCAACAGTGCCGATGCAGACGGTCTTCGCTCCAATATAG AGGAGATCAAGGAGCTGCTGGCGGCGCTGCACCCCGGCGAGGCCGCCGGTGATGAGGAGCCTGCGCCGCAGCCCGGCGACATCCTTGGTGGGGAGCAGGACCCCGACGCCGAGCCCCCCGAGGCGGCCGACGGGGAGGGCACCAGGGAGATGCCGTTGGgcgggctggaggaggaggaggcgcaGATGGTGCTGGCCATCCAGCGCTCCATGGACAGCACGCGGcgcgaggaggaggagctggcgCGTGCCACCGCGCTCTCCCTCCGCTCCTACCGCCAGGAGCAGCGGGCAGCACCCGGCGCgcgggaggaagaggaagatgcCGGCCTCCTGGCCGCGCTGGAGGCCTCCCTGGAGGAGGCTCTGCCGGCGGCGGACGCGGTGCAGGTGACGCTGTTCTCCTCCTTCGAGCAGGACATGGCCGCGGTGCCGCGGGAGCTGGAGCAGGCGCTGGAGGGGCGGCTGCGTGCAGAGGAGGTGGAGAGCGAGTGCCTGCGGGCGCTGCCGGCCGCCTGCCGCCGCTGCCTGACCTTCCTGCAGCGCAAGCACGCCGTGCGCCTCTGCCTGCGCGACGGCACCGCCACGCTGAGCGGCTTCGCCGAGtacaccgccgccgccgcccgcgaCCTCACCCTCCTGCTGCGGCGGCTGCCGCAGCCGGAGCGccgtccccccgccgccgccgcgtgCTGGGTGCGCTGGGACCCCTCCGGCACCGCCGTGCCCTACGCCCCTGAGGCTGCCGCACTGCTGGAGCGGGCCTGGCTGCGCCGGGCGCGCCGGCTGGACCTGCTGCTGGACGGCCGGCCCTTCACCGTCGACTTTGAGCGGATGGAGGAGTACGACATCGGCAACGCCTCCGCCGTGGCCGTCTCCCGCAGCCAGCCCCCGACGGAGAGCGCCCGCCGCCTGCTAA GGCCGGAggcgctggggctggaggaggaggtgaggctgATGCCGCTGGCCGAGGACTCGGAGGAGTTCCGCGACACCGTGTGCCATTTCTACGAgacgctggaggagctgcacAGCAAGATCAGCATCGTCAAG GTGGAGAAGCTGATCCACCCGCTGCTGTACAAGCAGTACCAGCTGAAGAAGGCCAGCATGGAGAAGGCCTGCGCCGGCGGCACGGTGGAGCGGATCCTCTTCCACGGCACCACCGAGACCTCCAGCCGCGAGATCTGCTTGCACGGCTTCAACCGCAGCTTCTGCGGCAAGAACG CTGCTCTCTACGGGCTCGGCGTGTACTTCGCGGCGGACGCGGCGGTCTCGGTGCAGGAGCAGTACTCGCCGCGCAGCGCCGACGGCAGCAAGTACGTCTTCGTGGCCAAGGTGCTGACTGGGGACTATGCggtgggagggcaggggctgcgggCCCCCCCGCTgcgggagggggccggggcccCCCTGCGCTACGACAGCGTGGTGGACAACCCCCTGCAGCCCGCCATCTTCGTCATCTTCAACGACACCCAGGCCTACCCCCAGTACCTCATCACTTGCCGCCGCCACGGGGCCCCCCCCTGA